From Echinicola soli, a single genomic window includes:
- a CDS encoding arylsulfatase has protein sequence MRNQIFVGCFLAPLIMVGCQSAEKQTNSKGDKPNIIYIYADDMGYGEVGVNGQEKIKTPNLDKMAAEGMVFTQHYTSSPVCAPARCGLMTGLHTGHAYIRGNKPVLPASFTDAVENGQQPLPDGTVTIGKMLQKAGYVTGAIGKWGLGMTGNSGAPNRQGFDYFYGYLDQRQAHNFYPTHLWENDQWDSLANPYIFVHTPSSRGSEGNAQAMERFAKSDLDYGDEGFFEAYKGEEYAVDKMTEKATQFIQGNKDRPFFLYLPYTIPHVSLQVPDAALEPYMGNFEEEPYLGQQGYAPHEFPKSAYAAMISYLDQEVGKILQLLKAEGLDENTLVIFTSDNGPTFNGGVDAAYFNSTAGLRGLKMDVYEGGIRMPMVARWPGKVPANSKTDHVSAQYDVMATFADLAGIEAPIGTDGISFLPALMGKIIKQEHHEFLYFEYPEKGGQLAIRMGKWKGVKTGLRQQPHADWELYDLQKDINEVNNVAKQHADIIKQLEVIAKREHGEPVFEEWDFMDKVLSE, from the coding sequence ATGCGAAACCAAATTTTTGTAGGTTGTTTTTTGGCACCTTTAATTATGGTGGGATGCCAGTCTGCGGAAAAACAAACAAACTCTAAAGGGGATAAGCCCAATATCATTTACATTTATGCGGATGATATGGGTTATGGGGAAGTTGGTGTGAACGGGCAAGAAAAGATTAAAACTCCCAATTTGGACAAGATGGCAGCCGAAGGAATGGTTTTTACACAGCACTATACTTCATCGCCCGTCTGTGCTCCGGCACGTTGTGGGCTGATGACTGGCCTGCATACAGGACATGCTTATATTCGAGGAAATAAGCCTGTATTGCCCGCTAGTTTTACAGATGCAGTCGAAAATGGCCAGCAACCTCTCCCAGATGGCACAGTTACTATCGGTAAAATGCTTCAGAAAGCTGGATATGTGACCGGGGCAATAGGTAAATGGGGACTGGGAATGACAGGTAATTCAGGTGCGCCCAACCGGCAAGGCTTCGACTATTTTTACGGGTATCTTGATCAGCGACAGGCCCATAATTTTTACCCTACCCACCTTTGGGAAAACGACCAATGGGACAGCTTGGCCAATCCCTATATTTTTGTTCACACTCCCTCTTCCCGTGGAAGCGAAGGCAACGCACAGGCAATGGAGCGTTTTGCAAAAAGTGACTTGGATTATGGTGATGAAGGATTTTTTGAAGCATACAAAGGAGAAGAATATGCCGTGGACAAAATGACCGAGAAGGCTACGCAGTTTATTCAGGGCAATAAAGATCGGCCTTTCTTTCTTTACTTACCCTATACCATTCCACATGTTTCCCTTCAGGTGCCAGATGCCGCTTTGGAGCCGTATATGGGCAATTTTGAAGAGGAGCCTTATTTAGGCCAGCAAGGCTATGCTCCCCATGAGTTTCCTAAATCTGCCTATGCAGCGATGATCAGCTACCTTGATCAGGAAGTAGGAAAGATCCTTCAATTGTTAAAAGCCGAAGGGCTTGATGAAAATACTTTGGTGATATTTACCAGTGACAATGGGCCTACCTTTAATGGAGGAGTGGATGCAGCGTATTTTAATAGCACAGCCGGATTACGTGGACTTAAAATGGATGTTTATGAAGGAGGAATTCGTATGCCGATGGTTGCCCGATGGCCAGGTAAAGTACCTGCCAACAGTAAAACCGATCATGTCTCAGCCCAGTACGATGTGATGGCTACTTTTGCTGATCTTGCTGGAATAGAAGCACCAATAGGCACGGATGGAATCAGTTTTCTGCCTGCACTGATGGGGAAGATAATAAAGCAGGAACACCATGAGTTTCTCTACTTTGAATACCCGGAAAAAGGTGGACAATTGGCCATTCGAATGGGCAAATGGAAAGGTGTTAAAACTGGACTAAGGCAGCAGCCTCATGCAGATTGGGAACTGTATGACCTGCAGAAAGATATTAATGAAGTCAATAATGTAGCGAAACAGCATGCCGATATTATTAAACAACTGGAAGTGATTGCCAAAAGGGAGCATGGTGAACCAGTTTTTGAGGAATGGGACTTTATGGATAAAGTACTTTCAGAATAG
- a CDS encoding sulfatase: MKSHPKSVLFICLQAIVLLLASCTEKHVARRPNVILINVDDLGWKDLGFMGSHYYETPHLDQFSKEGLVFTNAYAGASNCAPSRACMISGQYGPRHGVYTVSPSDRGDPRTRRVTAVKNEDTLADSLYTLGEMFQDNGYATATIGKWHLSDDPTKMGFDLNVAGNHRGNPGKDGYFSPYKVSNLVNGPEGEYLTDRLTNEAIGFVKHHKEDPFFLYLPFYTVHSPLMGKHDLIDKYKAKSGSDGQEHPVYAAMVEAMDQNVGRLLKVLGELGLEENTMVVFTSDNGGIRKISRQDPLRAGKGSYYEGGIRVPMVIRFPGKIPAGKKVVDPVLQMDLFPTFQSLIQAEKRSSRVDGVDLAPLLFEGKELPQRELYWHFPIYLEAYSPKDDQAQDPLFRTRPGSVIRYGKWKLHEYFEDGSLALYNLEEDLGEKHNVIEKYPEVVIDLCERLKAWRGSTHAPVPIKQNPAFDQAFETMKIKQVMQK; this comes from the coding sequence ATGAAAAGTCATCCCAAAAGCGTCCTTTTTATTTGTTTGCAAGCGATTGTCCTCTTGTTAGCTTCCTGCACTGAAAAGCATGTAGCCAGAAGACCTAATGTCATCCTGATCAATGTGGATGATTTGGGCTGGAAGGATTTAGGGTTTATGGGCAGCCACTATTATGAGACCCCCCACTTGGATCAATTTAGCAAGGAAGGCCTGGTCTTTACCAATGCCTATGCCGGCGCTTCCAATTGTGCGCCCTCACGGGCTTGCATGATCAGTGGACAGTATGGTCCAAGACATGGAGTTTATACGGTAAGCCCATCCGATAGAGGAGATCCAAGAACCCGTCGTGTCACTGCGGTGAAGAATGAGGATACGCTGGCTGATTCGCTATATACCCTTGGGGAGATGTTTCAAGATAATGGGTATGCCACTGCTACTATTGGAAAGTGGCACTTGAGTGATGATCCTACCAAGATGGGATTTGATCTTAACGTGGCCGGGAACCATCGAGGAAACCCCGGTAAAGACGGCTATTTCAGTCCTTATAAGGTGTCCAATTTAGTCAACGGCCCGGAAGGAGAGTACCTGACAGACAGGCTGACCAATGAAGCTATTGGTTTTGTGAAGCATCATAAAGAAGATCCTTTTTTCTTGTATTTGCCATTTTATACGGTGCATAGTCCACTTATGGGGAAGCATGATTTGATAGATAAATACAAGGCCAAGTCAGGTTCGGATGGACAAGAGCATCCTGTATATGCCGCCATGGTAGAGGCGATGGATCAAAATGTAGGGCGGCTATTGAAGGTGTTGGGGGAATTGGGATTGGAAGAAAATACGATGGTGGTTTTTACCTCTGATAATGGCGGTATCCGTAAGATTTCCCGTCAAGATCCCCTTCGTGCAGGAAAGGGAAGTTACTATGAAGGAGGGATCAGGGTACCGATGGTTATCCGTTTTCCGGGAAAAATTCCTGCTGGTAAGAAAGTGGTTGATCCGGTGTTGCAAATGGATTTATTCCCCACGTTTCAATCGCTTATTCAGGCAGAGAAAAGAAGCTCTCGGGTGGATGGTGTAGATCTAGCACCGTTGTTGTTTGAAGGGAAAGAACTTCCTCAGCGTGAGTTATACTGGCATTTTCCAATCTATTTGGAGGCTTATTCGCCAAAAGATGACCAGGCACAGGACCCATTGTTCAGAACCCGGCCGGGGTCAGTGATCAGATATGGTAAATGGAAGTTGCATGAGTATTTTGAAGATGGTAGTTTAGCACTGTACAACTTAGAAGAAGATCTTGGTGAGAAGCACAATGTAATCGAAAAATACCCAGAAGTAGTTATTGATTTATGTGAGAGGCTTAAGGCATGGCGGGGCTCTACACATGCCCCGGTTCCCATTAAGCAAAATCCTGCTTTTGACCAAGCCTTCGAGACAATGAAAATTAAACAAGTGATGCAAAAATGA
- a CDS encoding SGNH/GDSL hydrolase family protein — protein MKKFLTVVFSFIIMHASVKAQELAWYDPLSEDFGVVEGQGWQNIAFNRLPDTAKEVVREPVWGLSRNAAGLLLRFTTGANEIKVEFTPGPRLSMPHMPSTGVSGLDLYARDGAGAWMWVRGKYHFGKDKVSYSFITPDNPAGGKEYLLYLPLYNSLSDLKIGVEESKDFGFMPKREAPPIVVYGTSIAQGACASRPGMAWTNIVGRALEVPMVNLAFSGNGRLEPEVLDYVKAIDASVFVLDCLPNLGPWGGYTEKVVKDKILQSVKMLKTAHPATPVLLVEHAGYSDGWIDADRKSAYTNLNKWTESCFQELKEAGVQGLFLLSHGEIGMGNDDFVDGTHPTDLGMQRYADAYIKKLSEILKEQ, from the coding sequence ATGAAGAAATTCTTAACGGTTGTTTTCAGCTTTATCATCATGCATGCTTCTGTAAAAGCCCAGGAGCTAGCTTGGTATGATCCCTTATCGGAGGATTTTGGGGTGGTGGAAGGTCAGGGCTGGCAAAATATAGCCTTCAATCGGCTCCCTGACACCGCGAAAGAAGTGGTCAGAGAGCCTGTTTGGGGACTTTCTCGCAACGCTGCCGGGTTACTGCTAAGGTTTACCACTGGAGCGAATGAGATCAAGGTAGAATTTACACCAGGTCCAAGATTATCCATGCCTCATATGCCTTCTACAGGCGTCTCTGGTCTGGATCTTTACGCCAGGGACGGTGCAGGAGCGTGGATGTGGGTCAGGGGCAAGTATCATTTTGGCAAGGATAAAGTCAGCTATTCATTCATCACACCAGATAATCCCGCGGGAGGCAAGGAATACCTGCTTTATCTTCCGCTATATAACAGTTTGAGTGATCTTAAAATTGGGGTAGAGGAGAGCAAGGATTTTGGTTTTATGCCGAAAAGAGAAGCTCCGCCAATCGTAGTTTATGGTACCTCTATTGCCCAAGGAGCTTGTGCCAGTCGACCCGGAATGGCTTGGACCAATATCGTTGGAAGAGCCCTTGAGGTACCCATGGTCAATTTGGCTTTTTCTGGAAATGGACGGTTGGAACCAGAAGTATTGGATTATGTAAAGGCCATCGATGCAAGTGTGTTTGTGTTGGATTGTCTGCCAAACCTTGGCCCTTGGGGAGGATATACGGAAAAGGTGGTAAAAGACAAAATCCTCCAGTCTGTCAAGATGCTAAAGACAGCCCATCCAGCTACTCCTGTCCTCTTGGTAGAGCATGCAGGATATTCGGATGGATGGATTGATGCAGATAGGAAAAGCGCCTATACAAATCTGAACAAATGGACAGAAAGTTGTTTTCAGGAACTGAAGGAGGCTGGGGTGCAAGGATTGTTTCTGCTTTCCCATGGGGAGATTGGCATGGGAAACGATGATTTTGTGGACGGTACCCATCCTACGGATTTGGGTATGCAGCGGTATGCGGATGCGTATATCAAGAAACTCAGTGAAATATTAAAAGAGCAATAA